One stretch of Chitinophaga pendula DNA includes these proteins:
- a CDS encoding HlyD family efflux transporter periplasmic adaptor subunit: MEETVVTKNELMDKTGEMQEILSRVPGRIVRYGTVVAVAVILSIISLTWFIQYPEYSENNILLEKTPDGNFIAVMQVGQYDIGKLSKGQAVMIALNSFPYQEYGYLRGNISTIADEANPTNGQFRVQSSVPLDAHTMNNKALTLKAGMTGTARIIIREQKLIERIINANKY; this comes from the coding sequence ATGGAAGAAACAGTCGTAACAAAAAACGAACTAATGGATAAGACCGGCGAAATGCAGGAGATACTCTCCCGCGTGCCGGGTAGGATCGTCAGGTATGGCACCGTAGTCGCCGTCGCCGTTATCCTCAGCATCATATCCCTCACCTGGTTTATACAATACCCGGAATATAGTGAGAACAATATCCTGCTGGAAAAAACACCCGATGGCAACTTCATCGCCGTCATGCAGGTAGGACAATACGACATCGGCAAGCTCTCCAAAGGACAAGCCGTTATGATAGCGCTCAACAGCTTCCCCTATCAGGAATATGGATACCTCCGGGGAAATATATCCACCATCGCAGACGAAGCCAATCCTACTAACGGACAGTTCCGCGTACAGTCATCTGTCCCGCTCGACGCACACACCATGAACAACAAAGCACTAACCCTCAAAGCAGGAATGACCGGCACCGCCCGCATCATCATCCGCGAACAGAAACTGATAGAACGAATCATCAACGCCAACAAATATTAA
- a CDS encoding peptidase domain-containing ABC transporter — protein sequence MIRLKKRFPVYRQLDAMDCGPTCLRMIAKHYGKNFTLQTLRAQSQYGKEGVSFLGITEAAEYIGFRVVGARISYEQLRDEAPLPCIIHWDQNHFVVVYKITKKFIYIADPERGEIKYTPEEFMPHWISTQSEGIGKGMVLLMEPTRDFYKQKGEAGGAIGFGILFDYIKPFKKLIFQVVLGLVIGTLVQLVFPVLTQSIVDVGIQGRNINFIYLILAGQLMLLIGKTSIEFVRNWILLHISTRVNVSILSDFLIKLMKLPIPFFDTKMTGDIMQRMNDQHRIEQFLTGSTLNILFSLLNLVAFTILLAWYSLPICGIFLAGSAIYFVWIKIFLAKRRRIDYLKFEISAKNQSKIIQLIHGMQEIKLNNVEKQKRWEWEKIQAKLFKANVKSLSLSQNQQAGAFFINEGKNILITVFAASSVINGHISLGVMLAIQYIIGQLNGPIEQLIQFVQTTQDARISMERLNEIHTLQDEEPKEYNFQYELPEEKSLSLHQVNFTYPGAGNEPVLKNINLEIPFGKITAIVGMSGSGKTTLLKLLLKFYEPDDGIIGVGTLPLSDISHTVWRSKCGVVMQEGFIFSDTIASNITVVDDNTDIDRLNHAIHVANIQDLVDTLPMGMNTKIGPEGHGISQGQKQRVLIARSVYKDPEFIFFDEATNSLDATNESVIMHNLDKFFKGRTVVIVAHRLSTVKNADNIVVLDKGEIIEQGTHYELAAMKGAYYTLVKNQLELDA from the coding sequence ATGATAAGATTAAAGAAACGGTTTCCTGTTTATCGCCAGCTCGATGCCATGGACTGCGGCCCCACCTGCCTGCGAATGATCGCTAAGCACTATGGCAAAAATTTTACCCTCCAGACCCTCAGAGCCCAAAGCCAATACGGAAAAGAAGGCGTCAGCTTCCTGGGTATCACAGAAGCAGCTGAATATATCGGCTTCAGAGTAGTAGGCGCCCGTATATCCTACGAACAACTCAGAGACGAAGCCCCGCTACCTTGTATCATCCACTGGGACCAAAACCACTTCGTGGTCGTATATAAGATCACCAAAAAGTTCATCTATATCGCCGACCCCGAACGGGGAGAAATCAAATATACCCCCGAAGAATTCATGCCCCACTGGATCAGCACACAGTCCGAGGGCATCGGCAAAGGAATGGTCCTCCTCATGGAACCTACCCGCGACTTCTACAAACAAAAAGGAGAAGCCGGCGGCGCCATAGGATTCGGTATCCTGTTCGACTACATCAAACCGTTCAAAAAACTTATCTTCCAGGTAGTACTCGGCCTCGTTATCGGTACACTGGTGCAACTGGTATTCCCCGTACTCACTCAAAGTATCGTCGATGTCGGCATACAAGGCCGAAACATCAACTTCATATACCTCATCCTCGCCGGACAACTCATGCTCCTCATCGGTAAAACCAGCATCGAATTCGTCCGCAACTGGATACTCCTGCACATCAGCACCCGCGTCAACGTCTCTATCCTGAGCGACTTCCTCATCAAATTGATGAAACTACCCATCCCGTTCTTCGATACCAAAATGACCGGCGATATCATGCAACGCATGAACGACCAACATCGTATCGAACAATTCCTGACCGGCTCTACACTCAACATACTATTCTCATTACTCAACCTGGTAGCTTTTACCATCCTGCTGGCATGGTACAGCCTGCCCATCTGCGGTATATTCCTCGCAGGCAGCGCCATTTACTTCGTCTGGATCAAAATATTCCTCGCCAAACGCCGCCGCATTGACTACCTCAAATTTGAAATCTCCGCCAAAAACCAAAGCAAGATCATCCAGCTGATCCATGGCATGCAGGAGATCAAACTCAATAACGTAGAAAAACAAAAACGCTGGGAATGGGAAAAGATACAGGCCAAACTCTTTAAAGCAAACGTTAAAAGCCTGTCCCTCAGCCAAAACCAACAGGCTGGCGCATTCTTTATCAACGAAGGAAAAAATATACTCATCACCGTATTCGCTGCCAGCAGCGTGATCAATGGGCATATATCACTGGGCGTCATGCTCGCCATCCAATACATCATCGGACAACTCAACGGGCCCATCGAACAGCTGATACAGTTCGTTCAGACCACCCAGGATGCCCGCATCAGCATGGAACGCCTCAACGAAATCCATACCTTGCAAGACGAAGAACCCAAAGAATACAACTTCCAGTACGAACTACCCGAAGAAAAAAGCCTCTCCCTCCACCAGGTCAACTTTACCTATCCCGGAGCCGGCAACGAACCCGTACTGAAAAATATCAACCTCGAGATACCCTTCGGCAAGATCACCGCTATCGTTGGCATGAGCGGCAGCGGTAAAACAACCTTACTCAAACTACTCCTCAAATTTTATGAACCCGATGATGGCATCATCGGCGTCGGCACACTCCCCCTCAGCGATATCAGCCACACCGTATGGCGCAGCAAATGCGGAGTCGTAATGCAGGAAGGTTTCATCTTCTCCGATACTATCGCCAGCAACATCACCGTCGTAGATGATAATACAGATATAGACCGCCTCAACCACGCCATACACGTAGCCAATATACAAGACCTCGTCGATACACTACCCATGGGCATGAATACTAAGATCGGACCCGAAGGCCACGGCATCAGCCAGGGACAAAAACAAAGGGTCCTCATCGCCCGTAGCGTATACAAAGATCCCGAGTTCATCTTCTTCGATGAAGCCACCAACTCCCTCGACGCAACCAACGAAAGCGTCATCATGCACAACCTCGACAAATTCTTCAAAGGAAGAACCGTCGTGATCGTCGCACATCGCCTCAGTACCGTAAAAAACGCCGATAACATCGTCGTACTCGACAAAGGAGAGATCATCGAGCAAGGTACGCACTACGAACTGGCCGCCATGAAAGGTGCCTACTATACCCTGGTAAAAAATCAACTGGAACTGGACGCTTAA
- a CDS encoding ComC/BlpC family leader-containing pheromone/bacteriocin codes for MKKKNLINKFDTLKRAALQQINGGGNNSNLRPRCLIAICDDSPESCPSPCACINGLCRG; via the coding sequence ATGAAAAAGAAAAATTTGATTAACAAGTTTGACACACTCAAGCGTGCAGCTTTACAACAAATCAATGGTGGCGGTAACAACAGCAACCTCAGACCCCGCTGCCTAATTGCCATCTGCGACGACTCGCCCGAAAGCTGCCCAAGCCCTTGCGCTTGCATCAATGGCCTTTGTCGCGGTTGA
- a CDS encoding cysteine peptidase family C39 domain-containing protein: MSSLAKLLNIPEQNCVDAVFSLVKRLKVPANEATIKDELTTHPEYPTLLSVSDVLNNLKVRNVTIKATPDKLSELPLPFIAQIAVDNKEFFSTVHEVTHNKVSCTHEVTGKLRSISLDEFSKMWTGVAMLVEPAEQAGEREYEKVRKERGLNTAGLIGVAVIILGLWLATGVNHFLQGGTSALFPFLLLSAKLGGLVIALLLLGHDIDAHNPLMEKVCKASATVNCNAVLGSNAAKIGGLFSWSEAGFAYFAGGFLVALMSGLQPSVMSVLAWLNLLALPYVFFSVYYQWRIVKQWCVLCLATQGIFVLEFIVSYFGDLYNVSALQSLTGFEVAKWLLTALLPIAGWFLVKRYLLLPKEIATFKYTLARFKNDPYIFESMLAKQRTITASTDGLGVTLGNPDAPRKIVKVCNLYCGPCSGTHPDLEDIMTMNDDVQLQILFAVSEAEGDSRVPAARHLLAIAEHKPYDVLIQALHDWYSMPKKDYEAFAAKYPMNGELAKQQDKIAALYSWYLKMDIQHTPTFFYKGHELPATYGIGDLKYLLSTDAV, translated from the coding sequence ATGTCTTCTTTAGCCAAATTATTAAACATCCCTGAGCAAAATTGCGTGGATGCCGTCTTCAGTTTAGTAAAACGGCTGAAAGTACCTGCCAATGAAGCCACTATTAAGGATGAACTGACCACCCACCCCGAGTACCCCACTTTGTTAAGCGTAAGCGATGTACTCAACAACCTGAAGGTCAGAAATGTGACGATCAAGGCTACCCCGGACAAACTCTCAGAACTGCCCCTGCCCTTTATCGCACAGATAGCAGTAGATAATAAAGAATTCTTCTCCACCGTACACGAGGTGACCCACAATAAAGTCTCCTGTACACACGAAGTAACCGGCAAACTCCGATCCATCTCCCTGGACGAGTTCAGTAAGATGTGGACAGGCGTCGCCATGCTCGTCGAACCCGCCGAACAGGCTGGAGAACGCGAATACGAAAAAGTACGCAAAGAACGTGGCCTCAATACTGCCGGACTCATTGGCGTCGCCGTTATCATCCTCGGCCTCTGGCTCGCCACCGGCGTCAACCACTTCCTGCAAGGCGGTACCTCCGCCTTATTCCCCTTCCTCCTCCTGAGCGCCAAACTGGGTGGCCTCGTCATCGCACTATTACTCCTCGGCCATGACATCGACGCCCACAACCCCCTCATGGAAAAAGTATGTAAAGCCTCCGCTACCGTCAACTGTAACGCCGTACTAGGCTCCAACGCAGCCAAAATAGGAGGCCTCTTCAGCTGGAGCGAAGCAGGATTCGCCTACTTCGCGGGCGGATTCCTCGTAGCACTCATGAGCGGCCTCCAGCCCAGCGTCATGAGCGTACTGGCCTGGCTCAACCTCCTCGCACTTCCCTACGTATTCTTCTCCGTTTACTACCAGTGGAGAATAGTAAAACAATGGTGCGTACTCTGCCTCGCTACCCAGGGAATATTCGTGCTCGAATTCATCGTATCCTATTTCGGCGACCTCTATAACGTAAGTGCCCTCCAATCCCTCACCGGCTTCGAAGTGGCTAAGTGGTTACTCACCGCACTACTCCCCATCGCCGGATGGTTCCTGGTAAAACGTTACCTGCTCCTGCCCAAAGAAATAGCTACTTTCAAATACACCCTCGCCCGCTTCAAAAATGATCCTTATATCTTCGAATCCATGCTGGCCAAACAAAGAACCATCACCGCCAGCACTGATGGCCTGGGCGTAACCCTCGGTAACCCCGACGCTCCCCGAAAGATCGTTAAAGTATGTAACCTCTACTGCGGACCCTGCTCCGGTACTCACCCCGATCTCGAAGATATCATGACAATGAACGACGACGTACAACTCCAAATACTCTTCGCAGTATCCGAAGCCGAAGGAGACTCTCGCGTGCCCGCCGCCCGCCACCTCCTCGCCATCGCCGAACATAAACCGTACGATGTCCTCATACAAGCCCTGCACGACTGGTACTCCATGCCCAAAAAAGATTACGAAGCCTTCGCTGCCAAATACCCCATGAACGGAGAACTGGCCAAACAACAAGATAAAATAGCCGCCCTCTATTCATGGTACCTCAAAATGGATATCCAGCATACCCCCACCTTCTTCTATAAAGGCCACGAATTGCCCGCTACATACGGCATCGGCGACCTTAAATATTTACTGTCAACCGACGCTGTCTGA